Genomic DNA from Clavibacter michiganensis:
CAGGCCCCCGTGGCGGGAGGGGCGGGCGCCCGGCCCACCGCTAGCCTGGTGATCGGCACGCACCGCGCCACCGACGCGGCCCTCCGGGCCACCGTCGACGCGGTCTCGAACCTCGACGCGGTGACGGCAGTCGCGAGCGTCCTCCGAGTAGAAGGAGCCTGATGGCCCACCAATGGCGCGGACTGCTCCGCGAATACGCCGACCGCCTCGACGTCACGGACGCCACCCCGATCATCACGCTCGGCGAGGGCGGCACGCCGCTCATCCCCGCGCCGGCCCTGTCCGCCCGCACGGGCGCGCAGGTCTGGGTCAAGTACGAGGGCATGAACCCGACCGGGTCGTTCAAGGACCGCGGCATGACCATGGCGATCTCGAAGGCCGTCGAGCACGGCGCGAAGGCCGTCATCTGCGCCTCGACCGGCAACACCTCCGCGTCGGCCGCGGCGTACGCGACGCACGCGGGCATCACGGCCGCCGTGCTCGTGCCCGAGGGCAAGATCGCGATGGGCAAGCTCAGCCAGGCCGTCGCCCACGACGCGCAGCTGCTCCAGGTGCGCGGCAACTTCGACGACTGCCTCGACATCGCGCGCGAGCTCAGCGCGAACTACCCGGTGCACCTCGTCAACAGCGTCAACAACGACCGCATCGAGGGTCAGAAGACGGGCGCGTTCGAGGTCGTCGAGGTGCTCGGCGACGCACCGGACTTCCACCTCATCCCCGTCGGCAACGCCGGCAACTACACCGCGTACACGCGCGGCTACCGCGAGGACCTCGAGGCGGGCAACGCCACGAAGCTGCCGCGCATGTTCGGCTTCCAGGCGGCGGGCAGCGCGCCCATCGTCGACGGCGCCGTCGTCAAGGACCCCGACACGATCGCCAGCGCGATCCGCATCGGCAACCCCGCCTCGTGGAAGCTCGCGCTCGAGGCGCAGCTGCTCACCGACGGCTACTTCGGCGCGATCTCGGACGCGAAGATCCTCGAGGCGCACCGCATCCTCTCCGCGGAGGTCGGCATCTTCGTCGAGCCCGCTTCGGCCATCAGCGTCGCCGGGCTCCTCGAGCGCGCCGAGGCCGGGCAGATCCCGAAGGGCGCGACGGTCGTCCTCACGGTCACCGGTCACGGCCTCAAGGACCCGCAGTGGGCGCTCCGCACCACGGACGGCTCGGACGTCGCCCCCACGAGCGTGGGCGTCGACGTCGCCGAGATCGCGGGCGTGCTCGACCTGGTCGCGTCGTGACCGACGGTCCGATGCCCCGGGCGCTCCCGATCGGGCGCCGCGTGCAGGTGCGCGTGCCCGCGACGAGCGCCAACCTCGGGCCCGGCTTCGACACGCTCGGCCTCGCGCTCGCGCTGTACGACGACCTCACGGTGACGGTGCGCGACGCGCCCGGCGCCACGGTCGACGTGCGCGGCGTCGGCGCGGGCGAGGTGCCGACCGACGAGCGGAACCTCGTGGTCACGGCCATCGCCCACACGTTCGCCGCGTTCGACCAGCCGATGCCCGGCCTCGACCTCGTGGCGGAGAACCGGATCCCGCACGGACGCGGCCTCGGGTCATCCGGCGCGGCCATCGTGTCCGGCATCATGGCGGCCCAGGGCCTGCTCGCCGGCACGGTCGAGATCGACGCCGACGCGCTCCTCCGCCTCGCCACCGAGATGGAGGGCCACCCCGACAACGTCGCGCCCGCGCTCTTCGGCGGCCTCACCATCGCGTGGGTCGACGGCCAGGGCCCGCAGCACAAGAAGCTCGCCGTGCACCGCGGCGTCTCGCCGCTCGTGCTGGTGCCGGTCGCGACCATGTCCACTGCGCTCGCCCGGAGCCTGCAGCCGGAGTCCGTGCCGCACGAGGACGCGATCTTCAACGTGTCGCGCTCGGCGCTGCTCATCGCGGCGCTCATCCAGAGCCCCGAGCTGCTGCTCGCCGCCACCGAGGACCGGCTGCACCAGGACTACCGCGCCGCGGCGATGCCCGAGACCAACGAGCTCGTGCACCTGCTGCGCGAGCGCGGCTACGCGGCCGTCGTCTCCGGCGCGGGTCCCTCGCTCCTCGTCCTCGGCAGCGACCCGGGCCAGCGCCTCACGGCCGCCGAGCTCGTCGCCGAGCGCAGCGCGAACCCGTGGACCGCGCTGATGCTCGCCGTCGACGTCAAGGGCTCGACCGTCCAGGTCGTCGCCGAGGGATCCGCGCCCGCCGCCTAGCCGGATCGCGCGGGTCCCGCACCCGGCGCGTCGTTCCCTCCCCGGGCGGCGCGCCGGGTGCTAGGCTCTGGGCGACCCCGGAATCAACGGATCCACGCATGCGCGTCGGAGATCCGGTCCCGGTGGTCGTTTCTCACCACTCACCCGCTGTCGTCTCTGCAAGATCCCGTGCCTTCGTGCCCGACAGCAGCTCCGGACGGAATCAGACCGTCCGCCGCTTTCGCAGAGACACACGCGATCGGCTCTCCTCCGCACGGGCTTCGTCCCGCCGGATCGGGGAAAGGACCCACGCACATGACCGATGTCGACACCCGCGCCACCACCGCGGACCTGAGCGCGCTCCGCGTCTCCCAGCTCCAGGCCATCGCCTCCGAGCTCGGGATCCCGGGCGGCTCCAAGCTCCGGAAGGGCGAGCTCGTGACCGCGATCTCCGAGATCCAGGCAGCCCGGGGGATCACCGCCCCCGCCGACGAGACGGCCCCCGAGGCCGCCGCTCCCGCCGAGACCGGCGACGCGACCGTCGCCGTCGAGGAGGCCCCCGCCTCGGAGCCCGTCGTCGCCGACGCCGCCCCGACCGCGGACGCCGCCCCCGCCGCGGACACGACCCCCGCCGAGGCGCCCGCCGCCTCCGAGACCGCCGAGGCGCCCGCCGCCGAGGCCCCGGCCGAGCAGCCCGCGCGCTCCGGCCGTGGATCCCGCCGCGCCAGCACCGCCCGCATCGTGCCCGAGCGCATCGCCGAGACCATCGAGGCGCCCGCCGCCGAGCCCGCCGGCACCGGCCTCGAGGCCCGCATCGCCGAGGCGACGGGCGGCAGCGCGCCGGCCGCCGCCACGCAGGAGCCCCGCGCCGAGGCACCCCGCACCGAGGCGCCCGCGCGCTCCGGCCGCGGATCCCGCCGTGCCACGAGCTCCGGCGTCGTCGACCCCGCCGCCGAGGCCCCGCGCCAGGCCGCCCAGCACGTGAACAGCGGCCAGACCGCCGACCAGCTCGTCCCCGCCGACGCGCAGGCCGACGCGCCGGCGCCCGTCGCCGAGGCGCCCACCGAGGAGCAGGCCCCCGCGCAGCGCTCCGGCCGCGGCCGTCGCCGCGGCGGACGCGACGCCCAGGACGGCGCCGACCGCGGCGCCGCGCAGGACGCCCCCGCGCAGGCCGCCGCCGACGAGGCCCCCGCCGCCTCGGAGTCCACCGACCGGCAGCGCGACGACCGCGACGCCGACGACCAGGGCGGACGCCGCGACGAGCAGGGCCGCGAGGGTCGCGAGGGCGGCCGCAACCGCAGCCGCAACCGCCGCAACCGCGACCGCGGACGCGACCAGGACGACCAGCAGCAGAACGGCCGCGACCAGGCGCCCCGCGAGCCCGACGCCGACGACGAGGCGCAGGAGGAGGCCCGCACCGGCCGCCAGCGCCAGAACGGCCGCGGCCAGGGCGACCGCACGCAGGACGTGCGCGCCGACCAGGCCCGCGCCGACCTCGGCCGCGACGAGGAGCGCGGCGGCCGCAGCCGGTACCGCGACCGCAAGCGCGGCCGCGGCCAGGGCGGCGACGACTTCGAGCCCGAGGTCACCGAGGACGACGTCCTCCTGCCCGTCGCGGGCATCCTCGACGTGCTCGACAACTACGCGTTCGTCCGCACGAGCGGCTACCTGCCCGGCACGAACGACGTCTACGTGTCGCTCGGCCAGGTCAAGAAGCACTCGCTGCGCAAGGGCGACGCCATCGTCGGCGCCATCCGCCAGCCGCGCGAGAACGACAGCCAGAGCCGCCAGAAGTACAACGCGATCGTGAAGATCGACTCGGTCAACGGCCTGCCGCCCGAGGAGGCCGCGAACCGCGTCGAGTTCGGCAAGCTCACGCCGCTCTACCCGCAGGACCGCCTCAGCCTCGAGACCGAGCCCGCGAAGCTCACCACGCGGATCATCGACCTCGTGTCGCCGATCGGCAAGGGCCAGCGCGGCCTCATCGTCTCGCCGCCCAAGGCCGGCAAGACGCTCGTGCTCCAGGCCATCGCGAACGCCATCGCCACCAACAACCCCGAGGTCCACCTCATGGTCGTGCTGGTCGACGAGCGTCCCGAGGAGGTCACCGACATGCAGCGCACGGTGAAGGGCGAGGTCATCGCCTCGACCTTCGACCGTCCCGCCGAGGACCACACCACGGTCGCCGAGCTCGCCATCGAGCGCGCCAAGCGCCTCGTGGAGCTCGGCCACGACGTGGTCGTGCTGCTCGACTCCATCACCCGCCTCGGCCGCGCGTACAACCTCGCGGCACCGGCGTCGGGCCGGATCCTCTCGGGCGGCGTCGACTCGTCCGCGCTCTACCCGCCGAAGCGCTTCTTCGGCGCGGCGCGCAACATCGAGCACGGCGGATCGCTCACGATCCTCGCCACGGCGCTCGTGGAGACCGGATCCAAGATGGACGAGGTCATCTTCGAGGAGTTCAAGGGCACCGGCAACATGGAGCTCCGCCTCTCGCGCGCCCTCGCCGACAAGCGGATCTTCCCCGCCGTCGACGTCAACGCCTCCGGCACGCGCCGCGAGGAGATGCTCATGGGCGCCGACGAGGTCAAGGTCACCTGGAAGCTGCGCCGCGCCCTCGCCGGGCTCGAGCAGCAGCAGGCCCTCGAGATCGTCCTCAGCCGCCTGAAGGAGACGACGTCCAACGTCGAGTTCCTCATGAAGGTCCAGGCCTCCATGCCCAACACCGGCAACGGCGTGTCCCACCAGAGCCACGGGCACGGCGCGCACGAGAAGGGCTGACCCCCGTGTTCGAGTCCGTCGTCCAGCTGCTGGAGGAGCACGAGGAGCTCCAGCAGCAGCTCGGCGACCCCGAGCTGCACGCCGACGCGTCGCGCTCGCGCAAGGTCAACCGCCGCTACGCGGAGCTGAGCCGGATCGTCGCCGCCCACGCGGAGTGGACCCAGCTCGGCGACGACCTGGCCGCCGCGCGTGAGCTGGCCGAGGAGGACGCGGCGTTCGCCGACGAGATCCCCGGCCTCGAGGAGCAGCTGGACCAGGCGCAGGAGAAGCTCCGGCGGCTCCTGATCCCGCGCGACCCCGACGACGCGCGCGACGTGATCATGGAGATCAAGATGGGGGAGGGCGGCGCCGAGAGCGCGCTGTTCGCCGCCGACCTGCTCCGCATGTACCTGCACTACGCCGAGTCGCGCCGCTGGAAGACCGAGGTCCTCAGCCAGACGCAGAGCGACCTCGGCGGGTACAAGGACGTGCAGGTCGCCATCAAGGGCACGTCCGACGACCCCGCGCTCGGCGTGTGGGCGCACCTCAAGTACGAGGGCGGCGTGCACCGCGTGCAGCGCGTGCCGGCGACCGAGTCGCAGGGGCGCATCCACACCTCGGCCGCGGGCGTGCTCGTGATCCCCGAGGTCGAGGAGGTCGAGGAGGTCGCCATCGACCCCAGCGACCTCAAGATCGACGTGTACCGCTCCTCCGGCCCCGGCGGCCAGTCGGTCAACACGACCGACTCCGCCGTCCGCATCACCCACCTGCCCACGGGCATCGTGGTCGCGATGCAGAACGAGAAGAGCCAGCTGCAGAACCGCGAGGCCGGCATGCGCGTGCTGCGCGCGCGCGTCCTCGCGAAGCAGCAGGAGGAGATCGACGCGGAGGCCTCGGCCGTGCGCCGCAGCCAGATCCGCACGATGGACCGGTCCGAGCGCATCCGCACGTACAACTTCCCGGAGAACCGCATCGCGGACCACCGCACGGGCTACAAGGCGTACAACCTCGACGCGGTGATGGACGGCGCCCTCGACCCGGTCGTGGAGTCGTGCATCCAGGCCGACGAGGAGGCGCGTCTCGACGCGCTCGGGACGGACGCGTGACGACCTCGCGCGTCCCGCTCGCCCGTGGCTGACGAGGAGGGCGTCCCGGCCACGGTGGACGCCCTCCGCATGCGGGTCGGCCGGGCCCTCGCGGCCGCCGGCATCGAGGATCCCGCGGTCGACGCGGAGCTCCTCGTCGGGCACGTGCTCGGGCTCTCGCGCGGGCAGGTGCAGTCGCGCGCCATCACGCGCGCGGCCGTCGAGGCCGCGGACGCCGCGCGCGTCCTGGAGCTGACCGCCCGCCGCGCGCGCCGCGAGCCGCTGCAGCACATCACCGGCGTCGCGCACTTCCGCTCCCTCGAGCTCCTCGTGGGCCCGGGCGTCTTCGTCCCGCGGCCCGAGACGGAGCACGTGGCGCAGCTCGCCATCGACGCGCTGTCCTCCGCCCCCGGGGACGCGCCCGTCGCGGTCGACCTCGGCACGGGATCCGGCGCCCTCGCGCTCGCGCTCGCGACCGAGGTGCCGCACGCGCGCGTGCACGCGATCGAGGTGTCGCCCGACGCGCACGCGTGGACGGCCCGCAACGTGGAGCGCCTCGCGCCGCGCGTGGACCTCGTGCTCGGCGACCTCGCCGACGCCTTCCCCGAGCTCGACGGCACGGTCTCCGTCGTCGTCTCGAACCCGCCCTACATCCCGGCCGACGCGATCCCGCGCGACCCCGAGGTGCGGCTGCACGATCCCGCGCTCGCGCTCTACGGCGGCGCCGACGGCCTCGACGTCGTGCGGCTCGTCTCGACGACCGCGCGGCGGCTGCTCCACGCGGGCGGCGCGCTCGTGATCGAGCACGGGGAGATGCAGGGCGATACGATCCGCGCCCTGCTCGACGCCGACGGCTGGCGCGCGACCGCGACGCACCAGGACCTCACGCGGCGCGACCGCGCGACGACCGCGCTGCGCTGACCGGGACCGCGAGCTCGGCTCCCGGGGTCAGCCCGCCTGCGCCCGGATGAACGCCTCGACCGCGGGCAGGAGGTCGCCGTCGCCGCGCACGTGGTGCCCGGTGATCCCGAGCGCGCGCGCCGACGCGACGTTGTCCTCGCGGTCGTCCGCGAAGAACGTCCGCTCGGCCGGGTGCCCGTACGCGGCGAGCACCCCGCGGAACACGGCCGGATCCGGCTTGCGCGCGCCGTAGCCGCTCGACGTCCGCAGGTGCTCGACGCCGAAGAGCGGCACCAGCTCGGGCGCGAGCTCCGGCAGGTGCCGGGCCGCGAGCGCGTTGTTGTTCGTCAGCAGCGTGATCCGCCCGGCCTCCCGCGCCCGCGCCACGGCCTCGAGCGCCTGTGGGCGGACGACCATCGACGCACGGCGGCGGCGCACCCACTCGTCCTCGTCCATCTCCACGCCCACCGCGGCGCAGAACGCGTCGAGGTAGGAGTCGGCGTCGAACCGGCCCGCCTCGGCCGCCCACTCGCCCTCGTCGTTGTACCAGCGGCGGCGCAGCTCCGGCAGGTCGTGCCCGGTCGCGGCCGTGATGCGGTCGGCGGGCCCCCGCCAGTCGTGGTCGTACAGCACGTCGTCCATGTCGAACACGAACAGGAGCCCGTCGGGGCCGGGGGAGCGGGGCGCGGAGGTCATCACGCCCAGTATGCGGGCGCGGGCGCCACGCGGATCCACCGCTCAGGGCCGGGGGCGTGCGCTCGGCTACGATGAGCGACGACATGGCGCGCATCTACGACTGCTCAGTCGACACCGACCTCCTCACCGGCATGAGACTCGCCCGACAGGCGGTGGGCCGCGGCGAGGTCGTCGTCATCCCCACGGACACCGTGTACGGCATCGCCGCCGACGCCTTCAACCCCGACGCGGTGCAGCGTCTGCTCGACGCCAAGGGCCGCGGGCGCGATGCCCCGCCGCCCGTCCTCATCCCCGGGCAGTCCACCCTCGACGCCCTCGCCGAATTCGTCCCCGACGTCGTCCGGCGCCTCGTGGACGAGTTCTGGCCGGGCGGGCTCACGGTGATCCTCGTGGCGCAGCCCTCCCTGGTGTGGGACCTCGGCGAGACGCGCGGCACCGTGGCGCTGCGCATGCCCGCGAACTCCTACGCGCTCGAGCTCCTCGCCGAGACCGGCCCGCTCGCCGTCTCGTCCGCGAACAAGACGGGCCAGCCCGCCGCCGCGACCGCCCAGGAGGCCGTCGACCAGCTCGGGGAGTCGGTCGACGTCTTCCTCGACGGCGGCGCCGCCGGGGGAGCGGCCTCCACCATCGTCGACGCCTCGCGCGTCACGCAGTCCGGCGGCCGCGTCCGCATCGTCCGCGAGGGCGCCATCACGCGCGCGCAGATCCAGCAGCTCATCGGCGACGAGCTCGAGCCCGTCGTCGCCGCGCCCGCGGAGCCGGAGCAGCCGGTCGTCCCCGACGAGCCCGAGGCCCCGCGCGGCACGGCGAGCGGCGCTGAGCGCGTCGACGGATCCGCGGATCCCGCCGCGGTCGCGCCGACCGCCGAGACGCCGGCCCCGGACGCCGCGGCGACGGCCGACGCCGGCCCGACGTACCCCGAGTTCGTCGAGCCGGGCGACGCGACGCCGGTCGACCCGACGCCCGCCGACCCGACCGCGACCGAGCCCCCCGCGGATCCTCCCGCGCACCCCCGGTGACCTACTACGCCGCCATGGCGGTCGTGTCGGCGGTCATCACGCTCGTCCTGTCGATGGTCGTCATGAAGCTCGGCTACCGCTACCGCCTGTACCCGGCCATCCGCGCGCGGGACGTGCACACGCGACCGACGCCCCGCCTCGGCGGCGTCGCCATGTTCGCCGGCATCCTCGTCGCGTTCGCCGTGGCGTCGCAGGTCTCCTGGTTCAGTCTCGTCTTCGACCGTCCGGGCCCCGTCTTCGCGATCCTCGGCGCCGCGCTGATGATCGTGGTCATCGGCGTGCTCGACGACATCTACGACCTCGACTGGATGATCAAGCTCGCCGGCCAGATCCTCGCCGCCGGCCTCCTCGCCTGGCAGGGCGTCGCCATCTCGTCGCTCCCCATCGGCGGCCTCACCGTCGGCTCCTCGCAGATGTCGATCATGCTGACGATCTTCGCGATCGTCCTCGTCATGAACGCCGTCAACTTCATCGACGGGCTCGACGGCCTGGTCGCGGGCGTCGCGATCATCGCCAACGGCGCCTTCTTCCTCTACAGCTTCCTGCTCTCGGACACCGCCACCGGCCAGACCGAGCGCTTCAACCTCGCGTCCCTCATCAGCGCGATCCTCATCGGCGCGTGCCTCGGCTTCCTCCCCTTCAACTGGCACCCCGCGAAGCTGTTCATGGGCGACGCGGGCGCGCTGCTCGTCGGCCTCCTCATGGCCACGAGCGCCATCGCCGTCACGGGCGAGATCGACCCGAACCCGGAGACCTTCGGCCGCTCGCAGCTGCTGCCCGCCTTCCTGCCGATCCTCCTGCCCTTCGCGATCCTCATCGTGCCGCTGCTCGACTTCGCCCTGGCCGTCTTCCGCCGGCTCAAGGCCGGCAAGTCGCCCTTCAGCGCCGACCGCAAGCACCTGCACCACCGCCTGCTCGACATGGGCCACTCGCGGCTGCACGCGACGCTGATCTTCTACGCGTGGACGGGCGTCGTGTCCGTGGGCTGCCTGCTGATGTTCGTCGTGCAGCCGTACGCCTGGGGCGTCGCCTTCATCGCGGTCGGCATGGTCGCCTGCGCGGTCGTCACCCTGGCCCCGCTCAGCCGCCGCAAGCGCCTCGAGGCCGCCGCGCAGCTCGTGCCCGCCGACGCCGAGTCCGAGGACGCCGCGGCGTTCGACCCGCTCGACGAGGCCGCGGCGGACCGGCCGCTCGCGCGCCTCACGGAATCCGAGCTCGAGGAGGTCGAGCGCGAGCACGCCGAGCTCGCCACGGGAGCCATCGCGACCCGACCCACCGACGCCCCGCACCCGGGGACAGCCAAGGAGACGACATGACCGACAGCCCGAGCGCCCCCGCCCCTGCGGAGCGCCCCGCGAAGAAGGACGTCTTCACGCGCATTCTCATCGGGGGAGCGCTGCTCGCCCTCGCCATCGCGGTGGTCGGCGGCATCGTCGGCTTCGCGGTCGACGGCGGCCGCGGACTCCTCAGCGCCGTCATCGGCAGCGCGATGGCCCTCGTCTTCCTCGGCCTCACAGCGGGCAGCATCCTCTTCGCGAACCGCTTCCAATCGTCGCCGATCTACCCGACCCTGTTCTTCTCGGTCGTGCTCGGCGCGTGGCTCGTGAAGTTCGTGGTGTTCCTCGCGGTCGCGATGGTGCTCAAGGAGCAGCCGTGGATCAACCTGGTCGTCCTGTTCGTGACCGTGATCGTGGGCGTCGTGGGCGCGCTGGTCATGGACATGATCGTGATCACCAAGGCCCGCGTCGGCTACGTGAGCGACGCGCAGCTCCCCGGGCGCTAGCCGCGCGCCCTCGGGCTGTCGGAAGGGGGGACGCGATTAGTCAGGGCACCCTCATTGTTGATAGTCTCTCTCGTGACGATTCCCGTCGGGCCGTGCCCAGATCCACCTCACGCCGGCGTCTTCTCACCCCATCCGTTCGTCGCCGCGAGAGCTCGCGCTCCACGCCCCGAAACAGGAGATAGCGCTGTTAGCCACCGCTGCACCCAGCATCATCACCCTCGCCGCTGAAGACTCGGGTGAGGGGTTCCACGCTCCCACGCTCGAGGAGTTCTTCCCGCCGATCGCCTTCTTCGAGGGCACGGGCTTCGACCTCAACCGCATCATGCTCATCAGGCTCCTGGTGATGGCGGTCCTCGTCGTCCTGTTCGTCGTCGGCACGCGCAAGCTCGCGCTGGTGCCCGGCCGCGGCCAGAACCTCGTGGAGATGGGCGTCGACTTCGTCCGCGTCAACATCGCGGAGGACATCCTCGGCAAGAAGGACGGCCGTCGTTTCCTGCCGATCATCATGACCATCTTCTTCCTGGTCCTCGGCATGAACCTCACGGGCGTCGTCCCCTTCCTCAACATCGCCGGCACCTCGGTCATCGGCCTCCCGCTCCTGCTGGCGCTCGTGGCGTACGTCACGTTCATCTACGCCGGCATCAAGGACCGGGGAGTGATGTTCTTCAAGAACACGCTCTTCCCCGCCGGGGCGCCGAAGCCGGTCTACCTGCTCCTCACGCCCATCGAGTTCCTCTCGACGTTCATCATCCGGCCGGTCGCGCTCACGCTCCGACTCCTGATGAACATGCTCGTGGGGCACCTCCTGCTGGTGCTCTGCTTCTCCGCGACGTGGTTCTTCCTCTTCGAGGCCCAGGGCGCGCTCAAGATCCTCGGCGCCGGCACCCTCGTCCTCGGGTTCGCGTTCACGCTCTTCGAGCTGCTCGTCGCCGTCCTGCAGGCCTACATCTTCGCCCTCCTCACCGCCGTCTACATCCAGATGGCCGTGGCGGAGGAGCACTAAGCGATCTCGTCGACCAACGAGATCACCCAACCGGAAGGAAACCCCAGTGGACCCCATCATTCTCGCCGAGATCAACGGCAACATCGCGACCGTCGGCTACGGCCTCGCAGCGATCGGCCCCGGCATCGGTGTCGGGATCGTCGCGGGCAAGACCGTCGAGGCCATGGCCCGCCAGCCCGAGATGGCCGGCAGCCTCCGCACCACGATGTTCCTCGGCATCGCGTTCTCCGAGGCGCTCGCGCTCATCGGCCTCGCGACCTACTTCATCTTCACCAACTAGGGGAGTCGCACATGCTCACGCCCCACAACGTGATGGCGGCAGGTGAAGAAGCGCCGAGCATCCTCCTACCCGCGGTCTACGACATCGTGTGGTCGGCGGTCGTGTTCGTCGTCCTCCTGGTCGTCATCTGGAAGTACGCGCTCCCGCGCGTCTACGCCATGCTCGACGGTCGCACCGAGGCCATCGCCGGCGGCATCGAGAAGGCCGAGCGCGCGCAGGCGGAAGCCGACGCCGCGAAGGCCGAGCTCACCGCTCAGCTCGCCGAGGCACGCGCCGAGGCCGGCCGCATCCGCGAGCAGGCCCGGGTCGACGCCACGGCGATCGCCGCGGAGATCAAGGAGCAGGCCACGGCCGACGCCGCCCGGATCACCGCGAGCGCGCAGCAGCAGATCGAGGCCGAGCGCCAGCAGGCGGTCGTCGCGCTCCGCTCCGAGGTCGGATCGCTCGCGATCGACCTCGCGTCGGGCGTCATCGGCCAGAGCCTCACGGACGACCAGCGCTCCACCGCGCTCGTCGACCGGTTCCTCGCCGACCTGGAGGCCAGCGAGACCGCCGGCAGGACGGGATCCGCCAGCTGATGGGCAGTGCATCGCGCGCATCGCTGGACTCGGCACGCCGCGTCCTCGCGGAGCTCGGGGGCGTCGACCTGTCGACGGCCGGTCAGCTCCTCGGAGCCGGCCGTGCCATCGGCGGATCCACGCACCTGCTCTCCGCGCTGGCGGACACCGGCATCGCGCCGGAGGTCAAGCACAGCATCGTGGATCGCGTCTTCGGCGCCACCGTGCAGGAGCCGGCGCTCCGCGTCCTCCGCGCGGTCGTCGACGGCCGCTGGTCGTCGCACGAAGAGCTGCTGGCGGGAATCGAGGAGCTCGGCATCCGCGCCGTGGCGATCTCGGCGCCCGAGGGCACGCCCGTCGAGTCCGAGCTGTTCACGTTCGGCCGCGCCGTGTCCACCGACGACGGCCTCGAGCTGGCGTTCGGCGACAAGCTGGGCGATCCCGAGGCCAAGTCGACGCTCGTCCACCGTCTCCTCGACGGTCGCGCGTCGGAGCAGACGGTCGTCATCGTCGAGCAGCTCGTGCAGCAGCCCCGCGGCCGCCGCATCGGGGAGCTCGTCCGTCACGCCGCCACGCTCGTGGCCGACCAGGCGGGCCTCACCATCGCCACGGTCAGCGTCGCCTCGCCCCTGTCGCCCGAGCAGTCGGAGCGCCTCGCGCAGGCACTGAGCCGTCGGTACTCCCGCCGGATCGAGCTGAACCAGGTCGTGGACCGCGACCTCGTCGGCGGCCTCCGCGTCCAGATCGGCGACGACGTCATCGACGGCAGCGTCGCCACCAGGATCAACGATTTGAGACTCCAGTTCGCCTGACCGGCGGGCGTCACCTCGGGAGCCGTCCGCTCTCGTGAATGCAAAGGGAAAGAAGATGGCAGAACTTTCGATCAGCCCCGACGAGATCCGGGACGCGCTCAAGGACTTCGTGCAGTCCTACGAGCCCGGCAAGGCCTCGACCACCGAGGTCGGCTACGTGCTCGACGCGGGCGACGGAATCGCCCACGTGCAGGGCCTGCCCGGCGTCATGGCCAACGAGCTCATCACGTTCGCCGACGGGACCTTGGGCCTCGCCCAGAACCTGGAGGAGAGCGAGATCGGCGTCATCGTGCTCGGCGAGTTCGCCGGCATCGAGGAGGGCATGGAGGTGCGCCGCACCGGCGAGGTGCTCTCCGTCCCCGTCGGCGACGGCTACCTCGGCCGCGTCGTGGACCCGCTGGGCAACCCCATCGACGGCCAGGGCGAGATCGCGACCGAGGGCCGCCGCGCCCTCGAGCTGCAGGCGCCCGGCGTCATGCAGCGCAAGAGCGTGCACGAGCCCATGCAGACCGGCATCAAGGCCATCGACGCCATGATCCCGATCGGCCGCGGCCAGCGCCAGCTCATCATCGGCGACCGCCAGACCGGCAAGACGGCCATCGCGATCGACACGATCATCAACCAGAAGGCCAACTGGGAGTCCGGCGACACGAACAAGCAGGTGCGCTGCATCTACGTCGCCATCGGCCAGAAGGGCTCCACCATCGCCTCGGTGAAGGGCGCCCTCGAGGAGGCCGGCGCCATGGAGTACACGACCATCGTCGCGTCCCCCGCGT
This window encodes:
- the rho gene encoding transcription termination factor Rho, producing the protein MTDVDTRATTADLSALRVSQLQAIASELGIPGGSKLRKGELVTAISEIQAARGITAPADETAPEAAAPAETGDATVAVEEAPASEPVVADAAPTADAAPAADTTPAEAPAASETAEAPAAEAPAEQPARSGRGSRRASTARIVPERIAETIEAPAAEPAGTGLEARIAEATGGSAPAAATQEPRAEAPRTEAPARSGRGSRRATSSGVVDPAAEAPRQAAQHVNSGQTADQLVPADAQADAPAPVAEAPTEEQAPAQRSGRGRRRGGRDAQDGADRGAAQDAPAQAAADEAPAASESTDRQRDDRDADDQGGRRDEQGREGREGGRNRSRNRRNRDRGRDQDDQQQNGRDQAPREPDADDEAQEEARTGRQRQNGRGQGDRTQDVRADQARADLGRDEERGGRSRYRDRKRGRGQGGDDFEPEVTEDDVLLPVAGILDVLDNYAFVRTSGYLPGTNDVYVSLGQVKKHSLRKGDAIVGAIRQPRENDSQSRQKYNAIVKIDSVNGLPPEEAANRVEFGKLTPLYPQDRLSLETEPAKLTTRIIDLVSPIGKGQRGLIVSPPKAGKTLVLQAIANAIATNNPEVHLMVVLVDERPEEVTDMQRTVKGEVIASTFDRPAEDHTTVAELAIERAKRLVELGHDVVVLLDSITRLGRAYNLAAPASGRILSGGVDSSALYPPKRFFGAARNIEHGGSLTILATALVETGSKMDEVIFEEFKGTGNMELRLSRALADKRIFPAVDVNASGTRREEMLMGADEVKVTWKLRRALAGLEQQQALEIVLSRLKETTSNVEFLMKVQASMPNTGNGVSHQSHGHGAHEKG
- the thrB gene encoding homoserine kinase translates to MPRALPIGRRVQVRVPATSANLGPGFDTLGLALALYDDLTVTVRDAPGATVDVRGVGAGEVPTDERNLVVTAIAHTFAAFDQPMPGLDLVAENRIPHGRGLGSSGAAIVSGIMAAQGLLAGTVEIDADALLRLATEMEGHPDNVAPALFGGLTIAWVDGQGPQHKKLAVHRGVSPLVLVPVATMSTALARSLQPESVPHEDAIFNVSRSALLIAALIQSPELLLAATEDRLHQDYRAAAMPETNELVHLLRERGYAAVVSGAGPSLLVLGSDPGQRLTAAELVAERSANPWTALMLAVDVKGSTVQVVAEGSAPAA
- the thrC gene encoding threonine synthase, coding for MAHQWRGLLREYADRLDVTDATPIITLGEGGTPLIPAPALSARTGAQVWVKYEGMNPTGSFKDRGMTMAISKAVEHGAKAVICASTGNTSASAAAYATHAGITAAVLVPEGKIAMGKLSQAVAHDAQLLQVRGNFDDCLDIARELSANYPVHLVNSVNNDRIEGQKTGAFEVVEVLGDAPDFHLIPVGNAGNYTAYTRGYREDLEAGNATKLPRMFGFQAAGSAPIVDGAVVKDPDTIASAIRIGNPASWKLALEAQLLTDGYFGAISDAKILEAHRILSAEVGIFVEPASAISVAGLLERAEAGQIPKGATVVLTVTGHGLKDPQWALRTTDGSDVAPTSVGVDVAEIAGVLDLVAS
- the prfA gene encoding peptide chain release factor 1, which translates into the protein MFESVVQLLEEHEELQQQLGDPELHADASRSRKVNRRYAELSRIVAAHAEWTQLGDDLAAARELAEEDAAFADEIPGLEEQLDQAQEKLRRLLIPRDPDDARDVIMEIKMGEGGAESALFAADLLRMYLHYAESRRWKTEVLSQTQSDLGGYKDVQVAIKGTSDDPALGVWAHLKYEGGVHRVQRVPATESQGRIHTSAAGVLVIPEVEEVEEVAIDPSDLKIDVYRSSGPGGQSVNTTDSAVRITHLPTGIVVAMQNEKSQLQNREAGMRVLRARVLAKQQEEIDAEASAVRRSQIRTMDRSERIRTYNFPENRIADHRTGYKAYNLDAVMDGALDPVVESCIQADEEARLDALGTDA